The nucleotide window ACGCCCCCAGGTGGACTTGCTGCGCGCGTCGTTCGTCCACACCGACTTCTTCCAATCCCTCGACCAGATGCGTCGCGACGTCCTCAGCGATGCCGAGGAGACAGGTAGCGCGGACCGGGATTGGCTCGTGCTCGCGATCGAGGGGATTGCCATGGCAGCGACCACGGGCCTGCTCGCCGGGGTGCTGCGCGCCAGCTCGCTGCTGGCGATGGCCATCTCCACGGTGCCGTTGTGGAGACGCGCAGACCCGCTGATGATCCTGTCCCTGTCGAACGAGGAGCGACGGGATCTCGAGGCCACGCTCCGCCGCGCCGCAACCAACGAGCAGGATCTGAATGCGGTGTTGGATGGACAGGCCGCGAGCCAAGAGGCAAAGGGCGAGGAAGCGGCAGAAGACGACTAGGGCTGGCGCGGAATTCCGGGGCCTCTTACGACCCGAACTCGGCCGCTGCGAGTGCCTCCCGGACATCCTCGAACTCGGCGAGAATCCGGGTGGCCACGTCGCCGGCCGTGGAAAGATCCCCGGCTCGCGCCGCCGCCTCGAGCTCTTTCGCGAGACGCGAGAGCCAGAAGGCACCCACCTGCGCAGAGCTCGATTTCAAAGAGTGGCCCGCCGCGGATAGGGCTGCGGCGTCGCTGGCCTCGGCGGCGTCGGAGATCTCACGGCAGATACGCTGGGTCGAATCGACGAAGGTCGCGGCCAGGCGCGGGCCGAACTGGCCTTTGCCTGGGCCGCCCGGTGCGTCGAGAGCTCGGAGAACCCTCGCGTCGAGCGTCGGAAGGCTTGCATCCGTGGCGCGTCGTCGAGGCGATTGATTCCGGGCCTGCGTCTGCGACTGCATCCCGTCGGTCCATTTGTCCACGATCTGACGCAGCTGCTCCTTGGTGAAGGGCTTGCTCAGATAGTCGTCCATGCCCGCGTTCAGACAGTTCTTCCGGTCTTCCGCACTCGAGTTGGAGGTCAGCGCCACGACCGGGACATGTCCGTCGTGCGCGGCAGCTGCCTCGCGTTGTCGGATCTCGATGGTGGCGTCAAAGCCATCCATCACCGGCATGCTGCAGTCCATGAACACCAGATCGTACTCGGAGCCCGCCATGAACTCGAGGGCTTCGGCACCATCCGAGGCAGCGTCGATTTCGCAGCCCAGATCCTCGAGCATCGCGACGGCCACAGCTTGATTGACCGGATTGTCCTCGACCAGAAGGATGCGCACGGATGTCACCTCACCTTCCTCGCCGGGTCCGCCTCTGCGAATCGCACCGTGCAACGCAGCCCAGCGGGCAGCTCCTGGTCGGGATTCGCCAGCCGCAACTGCACGCCGAAGGTGCCGCTGGCCCCGTCGATGATGCGATCGACGATGGCCACCTCGGCCGTGCGAGCCTGGTCGTGCGGCGGCTCGGGCACGATCTCCGCTCGATTGCCGGGTTCGAGCCGGCCGAACCAGCTCGACGGAAGGATCGCCTCGACACGCAGCGGATCGACCTGGGCCACGCGCAGGACGGTCTCCTCATCGACCACCTCGCCAGGCGCCATCAGGCGCTCGACCACGATGCCCGAGACAGGACTCTTGATCGTCCGACGCCCGAGAGCGGCCTGGGCCTGAGCCAGCTGCAGCGACGCGAGCCGTTGGTCCTCCCGTGCACGCTTCAGCTCGATGCCCGAGAGCTTGGCCTCGGCCTCCACTTCCTGACGCTGATCCAGGGACAGGGCGTTGTTCTCGAAGAGTCGGTCCGCGCGCGCCTTGCGCTTCTGATCGAGATCGAGGGTCGCCTCGCTGGCCTGGATGTCGACCTGGCGCTTCGCCCGGGCAGTGGCAACCTCGACCGCGGCCACCTCGACATTCGCCTCGAGGCGCACCAGGACCTGTCCGGCCTCGACGGTGTCGCTGCGCTCCACCGGCATCTCTTCGATCACGCCCGTGACCGGACTCCCGATATCGATCACCTCGTTGGGGGCAATCATGCAGTCGAAGGCGCGATCCGCGAAGCCACCGGCGGAGAGAGGCTCCTCAGGCGCGGAGCTCGGCAGCACGGTGCTCAGCGGCCCTTCCACACTGATCGGAGACAATTCCGTAGTCGGGGCCGCGGCCTCGGACCCTCGAAAGGGAGCCTCACGCAGGCGCGCCAGGCCGGGCATCAGGAACACGCCCAGAACGACGAACGCGGCCGTTCCCCCGATGGCGCCCCAAAGGCGTCGGCGCTGCTGCTGTTTCTCGTCCTGCAAATCCGTCATCAGGTGTCCGCTTGCCCGGAGAAGGCGAGCAGATCCCCGAGAGCCCGCTCGGACTCGAGGAGACGCCGCCGCGCCAGGGCACCTCGTCTCTCTTCGGCCAGCTGGGCCAGTTTCGTGAACCCGATCACGAGCCGCGGGGGAAGAGTCCCTCGGGCCAGAGCTCGGCGAAGCCAGGCCGGGAGGTGTTTTTCCAGGAGCCGGTCCTCCAGGGAAACCAGGTGCTCGTAGCTGCCGGCGGTTCCCTGGCGGGCGCAGCGGCCGAAAAGCTGGCGGTCGATGCGCGCGGCCTCGCCCAGCTCGGTGGCGAGCACGGCCAGGCCCCCGGATTCCTCGACATCAGCGGTCAGCCGGATGTCGGTGCCCCGTCCCGCCATCTGGGTGGCCACGGTAATGCGCCCGGCCTCTCCGGCCTGGGCGATGACGCTCGCCTCGTCGGCATCCTGGCGAGCATTCAGCACCTGATGAGGAAGCTCTGCTTGCGCGAGGCGGCCACTCAGGGCTTCGGACGCAGCCACGCTCGCCGTGCCGACGAGCACCGGCCGGCCCTCGCCGTGCAGCGCCCGCACCCGCTCGAGTGTCGTGTCCCAACGCGCCTCGGCCGTGGGTAGCACGCTCGTTCCGAAGCTCCTTCGCTTCGAGGGCAGCCGCGTCGGGACCCGCACCGTCGCGAGGCCGTAGACGTTCCAGAGTTCCTGTGCCACCTCGCTCGCCGTCCCGGTCATCCCGGCCAGGCCCAGATAGCGCCGGAAGAATCGCTGATAGCTGATGCGAGCCAGCGTCTCTCGCTGCGGCGATAGCGATACGCCCTCCTTGGCCTCGATCAATGCGTGCATCCCTCCTTCGAAGGCACGGTCGGGGGAGCGGCGTCCCGTGGGCGCGTCGATGATCTCGACACGGTCGTCGCGAACCAGATAGTGGGTATCCCTCTCGTTCAGATGGAGCGCGCAGAGCGCACGGTGCACCCATTCCTCCCTGCGTCGCGCACCGTGCAACGGCCCTTCGAGTGCGTGGCCTCGCTCGTCGAGTTGCGCATGCCCGGCGGGTGT belongs to bacterium and includes:
- a CDS encoding response regulator, translated to MTSVRILLVEDNPVNQAVAVAMLEDLGCEIDAASDGAEALEFMAGSEYDLVFMDCSMPVMDGFDATIEIRQREAAAAHDGHVPVVALTSNSSAEDRKNCLNAGMDDYLSKPFTKEQLRQIVDKWTDGMQSQTQARNQSPRRRATDASLPTLDARVLRALDAPGGPGKGQFGPRLAATFVDSTQRICREISDAAEASDAAALSAAGHSLKSSSAQVGAFWLSRLAKELEAAARAGDLSTAGDVATRILAEFEDVREALAAAEFGS
- a CDS encoding efflux RND transporter periplasmic adaptor subunit, which codes for MTDLQDEKQQQRRRLWGAIGGTAAFVVLGVFLMPGLARLREAPFRGSEAAAPTTELSPISVEGPLSTVLPSSAPEEPLSAGGFADRAFDCMIAPNEVIDIGSPVTGVIEEMPVERSDTVEAGQVLVRLEANVEVAAVEVATARAKRQVDIQASEATLDLDQKRKARADRLFENNALSLDQRQEVEAEAKLSGIELKRAREDQRLASLQLAQAQAALGRRTIKSPVSGIVVERLMAPGEVVDEETVLRVAQVDPLRVEAILPSSWFGRLEPGNRAEIVPEPPHDQARTAEVAIVDRIIDGASGTFGVQLRLANPDQELPAGLRCTVRFAEADPARKVR
- a CDS encoding prepilin peptidase, which gives rise to MSLRPGVALGPYPERRDVRPPFFSRALQWARGSVGAKASVSREAVGGFADSVEQAASGLGELREVQLDERLAALRVRLRREGFKEELLPEAFALLREVAGRTLGTPYYDVQLYGGLVMARRGLAELETGEGKTLTATLPAATAALAGIPVHVITANDYLVARDAASMAPLYQRLGLTTGTVVEEQPERAVRRDAYACDVTYVTNKQVAFDYLQDRLLVADGRRLARRLAQPREETTDGAVLRGLCFAVVDEADSVLIDDARTPLVLSSGGALPDERLVRTALWLAGTLEVGSDFRLDTARGTIEITPAGHAQLDERGHALEGPLHGARRREEWVHRALCALHLNERDTHYLVRDDRVEIIDAPTGRRSPDRAFEGGMHALIEAKEGVSLSPQRETLARISYQRFFRRYLGLAGMTGTASEVAQELWNVYGLATVRVPTRLPSKRRSFGTSVLPTAEARWDTTLERVRALHGEGRPVLVGTASVAASEALSGRLAQAELPHQVLNARQDADEASVIAQAGEAGRITVATQMAGRGTDIRLTADVEESGGLAVLATELGEAARIDRQLFGRCARQGTAGSYEHLVSLEDRLLEKHLPAWLRRALARGTLPPRLVIGFTKLAQLAEERRGALARRRLLESERALGDLLAFSGQADT